In Besnoitia besnoiti strain Bb-Ger1 chromosome IX, whole genome shotgun sequence, a single genomic region encodes these proteins:
- a CDS encoding hypothetical protein (encoded by transcript BESB_013650), with amino-acid sequence MVPGDDLLGPKVAAGGDTGGGVRQQEGHESDGGDVSNGPQGLALDGGLRRRTLRRADASSLPAASSATAAARSGASPFSQILQESPGGSAAPAVPLPPSPAPPSTSPPASAPTSCSPSASSRSASNRLRGLSRSSPFRLRSRIFSFFSVYFSFFFGGCFGLHWRHLGCWARWCLRVLTFSALGVHSFFDFFRLPGAVRAFNRQQQQAFVRDQLIDRLKKAHRKNSQAAARAHVRGASPPAPAPDVSEPPLPASSDAELENARRLLAAIDAAGPDTHGEVDPLARRLLTLREDQDALREQTEALRRRREMLEAQLAQLRATFPLPAAVSLPPAASPAPAAAVSTSPLPSLPVSRASSSLTSLFAGASPSRRAVTEADLSELLRLQSVEPQICSVPPRAVSHVAGVRSGADKKTQGAQAAAAATSRRSFWSWWALVPWSMMARGFYAHVLCCYVVDVAFCNAELSPLSAPVPRYVFLLLHALARALAVFAANFSSLPRLPLHVLCSAFFFCVTTSCGAAAALLALPELSLVVAQYAPALHARVFAPVAAMFREGCLTLESVDAKARLPFALRDDFYVTGQLVALVLVAVSAFVATEAREEAAGHWRRGELSYCRDVLALLALLDREEREAKARRARLAATPQRAADAEKSWCARRLRAEAPGDSHQPPVKGGKGTTRDHAAEAGEPQEEREEEPRSAGVRAEGPAPQTGGGDTRDASGALLSTLGTAEAKAEEFEEDWRLTSLVAQAQQRHRAQIQQGPRGAFAGWLRRHAVSFLVGVCALVFLLVWLGVVTLAASNVAMRMEDQTAAKVFTFMTGGDVSVMSPELEQLKEEFFLLYDQFRYLKRQKGWGGALGQLATMFWREIEAALSERDRKKKKADDAYSLLGIEPSASAKEIKRAYKNLARQIHPDVIAASSPEPLTAYEEAQATERMRKINEAYERLMRVHGGRGNTGRD; translated from the coding sequence ATGGTGCCTGGCGACGATCTTCTCGGCCCGAAGGTGGCTGCCGGAGGAGACACGGGAGGCGGAGTCAGACAGCAGGAGGGACATGAGAGTGACGGGGGGGACGTCTCCAACGGGCCCCAGGGCTTGGCGCTCGACGGAGGCCTTCGAAGACGAACTCTGAGACGAGCAGAcgcgtcgtctctccctgcagcttcctccgccaccgctgccgcacgttcgggcgcgtctccgttTTCTCAGATTCTACAGGAGTCTCctggcggctccgcggctcctGCCGTCCCGCTTCCGCCTTCCCCGGCCCCGCCTTCTACCTCCCCGCCCGCTTCCGCTCCAACGTCTTGCTCTCCCTCAGCTTCTTCGCGTTCTGCTTCGAACCGGCTGCGGGGTTTGTCGCGTTCGTCGCCTTTccgtctgcgctcgcgcattttttctttcttttctgtgtatttctctttttttttcggggGGTGTTTCGGGCTGCATTGGCGACACCTGGGGTGCTGGGCGCGCTGGTGCCTGCGCGTCTTGACGttctccgccctcggcgtGCACAGCTTTTTCGATTTCTTTCGGCTGCCCGGCGCAGTGCGCGCATTCAACCGCCAGCAACAGCAAGCCTTCGTGCGCGACCAGCTCATCGACCGCCTCAAAAAGGCCCACAGAAAAAACAGCcaggccgcggctcgcgcgcatgTCCGcggtgcgtctccgccggccccTGCCCCGGATGTCTCGgagcctccgctgcctgcaTCATCCGATGCGGAGCTCGAGAACGCGCGCCGACTCCTGGCCGCGATCGACGCTGCAGGCCCCGACACGCACGGGGAGGTGGACCCTCTCGCTCGCAGGCTGCTCACGCTGCGTGAAGATCAGGACGCCCTCCGCGAGCAGaccgaggcgctgcggagaagacgcgagatGCTtgaggcgcagctcgcgcaaCTGCGCGCCACTTTCCCCTTGCCCGCCGCGGTGagtctgccgcctgcggcctcgcccgcgcctgcagcggctgtgtcgacctcgcctctgccttcgcttccggtctctcgcgcgtcgtcctctctcaCCTCGCTGTTcgctggcgcttcgccgAGTCGGCGGGCGGTCACGGAGGCCGATCTGAgtgagctgctgcggctgcagagcgTTGAGCCGCAGATTTGCTCGGTGCCACCGCGCGCGGTGTCTCATGTCGCCGGCGTGAGGAGCGGAGCAGACaagaagacgcagggagcgcaggccgcggctgcggcgacgtcgcggcgcagcttcTGGAGCTGGTGGGCGCTTGTGCCGTGGTCGATGATGGCACGCGGCTTCTATGCGCATGTGCTGTGCTGCTATGTCGTGGACGTCGCCTTTTGCAACGCGGAGCTGTCGCCGCTGAGCGCGCCTGTCCCGCGGTacgtcttcctcctgctgcacgcgctcgcgcgcgccctcgccgtttTCGCCGCGAATTTCTCAAGTCTCCCCCGCCTGCCGCTCCACGTTTTGTGCAgcgccttctttttctgcgtcaCGACCTCctgcggagccgccgcggcgctcctggCTCTTCCGGAGCTCTCGCTCGTGGTCGCGCAgtacgcgcccgcgctgcatGCACGGGTCttcgcgccggtcgccgcgaTGTTCCGCGAGGGCTGCCTCACGCTGGAGAGCgtcgacgcgaaggcgcggctcCCCTTCGCACTCCGAGATGACTTCTACGTCACGGGgcagctcgtcgccctcgtcctcgtcgctgtctccgctttcgTGGCTaccgaggcccgcgaggaggcggccggccactggcgcagaggcgaactCAGCTACTGCAGAGAcgtcctcgcgctcctcgcgctcctcgaccgcgaagaacgcgaggcgaaagcgcggcgcgcgcgcttggCAGCCACTCCACAGCGTGCCGCGGACGCTGAAAAGAGCTGGTGTGCGCGGCGACtacgcgcagaggcgccaggcGACTCACACCAGCCGCCCGTCAAAGGCGGCAAGGGGACGACACGCGACCACGCGGCTGAAGCTGGAGAGCcgcaagaggagagagaggaggagccgaGAAGCGCAGGAGTCCGGGCTGAGGGCCCCGCCCCGCAGACAGGGGGCGGAGACACCCGAGACGCGAGCGGGGCTTTGCTGTCGACGCTGGGGACggccgaggcgaaggcggaggaatTTGAGGAGGACTGGCGGCTGACGTCGCTGGTAGcccaggcgcagcagagacatcGCGCGCAGATTCAGCAAGGCCCGCGCGGGGCGTTTGCCGGGTGGCTGAGGCGCCAcgccgtctccttcttgGTTGGGGTGTGTGCACTGGTGTTCCTTCTCGTCTGGTTGGGCGTCGTgacgctcgcggcgtctAACGTGGCGATGCGGATGGAAGACCAGACCGCGGCGAAGGTTTTCACGTTCATGACGGGAGGGGACGTGAGTGTGATGTCGCCAGAGCTCGAACAGCTGAAGGAGGAGTTCTTTCTGCTGTACGACCAGTTCCGCTACTTGAAGAGACAAAAGGGGTGGGGCGGGGCGCTGGGGCAACTGGCGACGATGTTCTGGAGGGAgatcgaggcggcgctcagcgagcgagaccggaagaagaaaaaggcagacgacgcgtaCTCGCTCCTGGGAATCGAACCCAGTGCGTCCGCGAAAGAGATCAAGCGCGCGTACAAAAACTTGGCTCGCCAAATCCACCCCGACGTCATCGCCGCGTCCTCACCGGAGCCGCTTACCGCttacgaggaggcgcaggcgaccgaGCGCATGCGAAAAATCAACGAAGCCTATGAGCGGCTCATGCGCGTACATGGCGGGAGGGGAAACACTGGGAGAGACTAG
- a CDS encoding putative eukaryotic initiation factor-3 subunit 10 (encoded by transcript BESB_013660) yields MQSFQKPENALKRANELLSVGQQDAALKILHGAIGHRRFRSQGWDSVQETIMIRHVQLCVDENKLRLARDGLHQYRIISQHANIQSLGKVIAELRSRAEQKLSQAKEAASVVPASPKEGEAVLAVGASGLGDLDLIADSPEDLLLSTLQIEVRSAEARGIHQALRSVWDVYKMILDLLRTTPKLERVYHETARKAFLFCKENQRPQEFKRLCDVLRSHFALILKNRHKEDYESLMRPDLHLETRMQQLVVASDLELWRECFATAEDLYSLGLHDYFFKTLRTGQDLFHRSREKLMRWLAIYYEKLSRVTWVAENYLFHALAWIKLLLHVKGFKKNASQEDLQAMASVAVLAVLSIPITGAEKKQGDDALTMGEGTQFGSLEQQKKLTMLLGHSTLPTREGLKAVLYTKDLVSLADENCQQLMSLIESEFTPLKLCSLCQPLLDAVSQNPLLEPYVYPLKRVIFHKLIFQLSRVYATLSIKHFTTHICTSSFLPWSQAEKLFVALVQQHQGAAAGGAMAFGSGAGGAHAGANAGAMSLSIRLDYASSAILFETPDAAAANTLRHQLCSLAKQIDKAVHMICPGQSMEERMDRKRFLQELPTRLEAETKRMAERTRATHSRRLEKQEEQQKMEEERRRKEAEQRRVEEKQERERREEATRRREERRMQQEKIKQRSETAAQMLEEIKKIGGKASSTILIKGKQLGDINIDDVLQGNVDYDDLEKAQMAQLNQERITRLRQRRQNYRRVCHFIRACREEELPLLIRWQEEQLARDTQILLAMQNRHEEEHKAAFEAALEEKQIFEVVKGDKESWVSERLAERQQEFEKQAEEQRARLVAVLRQAKLQRARARKEEHVKKLKIEAERKRMEEEQKKYLEQMEKKKQEEEAKAKRLAEQAEKQRQRELEIEEKQRQLDREASSMMRNGAFAAAASPKGPQGAAPTPAAEASPAAEAADSWRRGGDRGAEAASRRRAPGAGASGGGASGRDEDFERWREGKLANAAPEGDAERASGRPRIRVASSALSEHLAGGRGGPERREEAHKAHNGDARQEAPAEDDEGFTTVSRGRRKKKGCLGVLRVSHQQEVDVPAESLFASERRASSEKRTSRAEERGESCQVQSATATASERRSCQNSACPLIRSRLPQQKPVALLGSLFARDFNVLLTTSEGLKAPVSSSLCPSRGTAE; encoded by the exons ATGCAGTCCTTCCAAAAACCTGAAAACGCGCTCAAGCGCGCGAACGAACTGCTCTCCGTTGGCCAGCAAGATGCCGCGCTGAAAATCCTACACGGCGCCATCGGGCATCGCCGCTTCAG GTCCCAGGGATGGGACAGCGTGCAGGAGACGATCATGATTCGCCACGTCCAGCTCTGCGTGGACGAAAACAAGCTGCGCCTGGCTCGCGACGGCCTCCACCAGTACCGCATCATCTCCCAGCATGCAAACATCCAGTCGCTCg GCAAGGTGAtcgcagagctgcgcagccgcgcggagcaGAAGCTgtcgcaggcgaaggaggcggcgtcggTGGTGCCTGCATCCccgaaggaaggcgaggcggtgCTGGCGGTGGGCGCGTCCGGGCTGGGCGACTTGGATTTGATCGCGGACTCGCCGGAGGACCTGCTGCTGTCGACTTTGCAGATTGAAGTGCGgtcagcggaggcgcgcggcatccaccaggcgctgcggagcgtGTGGGACGTCTACAAGATGATCCTAGATCTGCTGCGCACGACGCCGAAGCTGGAGCGCGTGTACCACGAGACGGCGCGCAAGGCGTTCCTGTTTTGCAAAGAGAATCAGCGCCCGCAGGAGTTCAAGCGTCTCTGCGACGTGCTCCGCAGCCACTTTGCGCTGATTCTGAAGAATCGCCACAAGGAGGACTACGAGTCGCTCATGCGGCCAGACTTGCACCTGGAGACCCGCATGCAGCaactcgtcgtcgcctcggaCCTCGAGTTGTGGCGCGAGTGCTTCGCCACCGCGGAGGACCTCTACTCGCTCGGCCTGCACGACTACTTCTTCAAGACGCTGCGCACCGGCCAGGATCTCTTCCACCGCAGCCGCGAAAAGCTCATGCGCTGGCTCGCTATCTACTACGAGAAACTGAGCCGCGTCACCTGGGTCGCGGAGAACTACCTGTTCCACGCCCTCGCGTGGATCAAACTCCTCCTGCACGTCAAGGGATTCAAGAAAAACGCCTCCCAGGAAGACCTCCAAGCCAtggcctccgtcgccgtcctcgccgtcctctccaTCCCCATCACCGGCGC TGAGAAGAAgcaaggcgacgacgccctcACGATGGGCGAAGGCACCCAGTTCGGCTCGCTGGAGCAGCAAAAGAAGCTCACGATGCTCTTGGGACACTCGACGCTGCCGACGCGTGAGGGCCTGAAGGCGGTTCTCTACACCAAGgacctcgtctctctcgcagaTGAAAACTGTCAGCAGCTCATGTCGCTCATCGAGAGCGAGTTCACTCCGCTCAAGCTCTG CTCTCTGTGCCAGCCGTTGTTGGACGCAGTGAGCCAGAACCCGCTGTTGGAGCCGTACGTGTATCCCCTGAAGCGCGTGATCTTCCACAAGCTGATTTTCCAGCTGTCGCGGGTGTACGCGACGCTCTCGATCAAGCACTTCACGACGCACATCTGCACGTCGTCTTTCCTGCCCTGgtcgcaggcggagaagctcttcgtcgctctcgttCAGCAGCACCAGggtgcggccgccggcggcgcgatgGCTTTCGGCAGCGGAGCTGGCGGTGCGCACGCGGGCGCCAACGCTGGCGCCATGAGTCTCTCCATTCGCCTCGACtacgccagcagcgcgatcCTCTTCGAGACGcctgacgccgccgcagccaacACGCTGCGCCACCAGCTGTGCAGCCTCGCCAAACAAATCGATAA GGCTGTGCACATGATTTGTCCCGGTCAGTCGATGGAAGAACGCATGGACCGGAAGCGCTTCCTGCAGGAGCTGCCTACGCGTCtcgaagcggagacgaagcgcaTGGCTGagcggacgcgggcgacgcactcgcggcgcctcgagaaGCAGGAGGAGCAACAAAAgatggaagaagagagacgcagaaaggaGGCCGAGCAGCGCAGAGTCGAGGAGAAACAAG agcgcgagcgccgcgaggaggcgacgcgccgccgcgaagagcggcgcatgcagcaggagAAGATCAAGCAGAGGAGCGAGACAGCTGCACAGATGCTTGAAGAGATCAAGAAGATCGGCGGCAAGGCGTCCAGCACGATTCTTATTAAGGGCAAGCAGCTCGGCGACATCAACATCGACGACGTTCTCCAGGGCAATGTCGACTACGACGATCTCGAGAAGGCCCAAATGGCGCAGCTCAACCAA GAGAGAATCACTCgtctgcgccagcggcgccagaACTATCGCCGCGTGTGTCACTTCATTCGCGCGTGCCGCGAAGAGGAACTACCGCTGCTCATCAGGTGGCAGGAGGAGCAGCTCGCTCGCGACACGCAGATCCTCCTCGCCATGCAGAATCGACACGAAGAAG AGCACAAGGCTGCGTTTGAAGCTGCTTtggaggagaagcagatTTTCGAGGTGGTGAAGGGTGACAAGGAGTCGTGGGTGTCTGAGCGGCTCGCGGAGCGCCAGCAAGAGTTCGAgaagcaggcggaggagcaacgcgcgcgcctcgtggcTGTCTtgcggcaggcgaagctgcagcgcgcccgcgcacgcAAGGAGGAACACGTCAAGAAGCTCAAGATCGAGGCTGAGCGTAAGCGCATGGAGGAGGAGCAGAAGAAGTACCTCGAGCAAatggagaagaagaagcaggaagaggaagccaaggcgaagcgcctcgcggagcaagctgagaagcagagacagcgcgaaCTGGAAATCGAG gagaagcagcgccagctcgaccgcgaggcgagctcgATGATGCGCaacggcgccttcgcggcggcggcgagcccgaaGGGCCcccagggcgcggcgccgaccccggcggcggaggcgtctccggcggcggaggctgcggactcctggaggcgcggcggcgaccgcggcgcggaggctgcgagccggcggcgggcccccggggcgggcgcgagcggcggcggggcgagcggccgcgacgaggacTTTGAGCGATGGCGCGAAGGCAAGctcgcgaacgccgcgccggagggcgacgccgagcgcgccaGCGGACGCCCACGCAtccgcgtcgcttcctccgcgctctctgAGCACCtcgccggaggccgcggaggccctgagcgtcgcgaagaagcgcacaAGGCGCATaacggcgacgcccgccaggaggcgcccgcggaagacgacgaaggatTCACCACCGTCTCCCGCGGCCG gcgcaagAAGAAAGGGTGTCTCGGTGTTTTGCGTGTTTCTCATCAGCAAGAAGTAGATGTCCCCGCCGAGAGTCTCTTTGCCAGTGAGAGACGCGCGTCGAGCGAAAAGCGAACATCTCGTGCtgaggagcgaggcgaaagctGCCAGGTCCAGTccgcgacagcgacggcgagcgaaaGACGAAGTTGTCAGAATAGCGCTTGTCCTCTCATCCGCTCACGGCTACCGCAGCAAAAGCCGGTTGCGTTGCTGGGGTCTCTTTTCGCGAGAGACTTTAACGTCCTTCTCACGACGAGCGAAGGCTTGAAGgcccctgtctcctcctctctctgtcccTCTCGGGGCACAGCAGAATGA